CCGCGGTGCGCACCTCGCCCCGGCCCACGCGCCCGCCGACGCGCTTCTCGAACTTGGCGCGCAGCTGCTCCATCGCCTGCCACATCGTGTCGGTGTGGTGCCCTGACCCGAAGCTTCCGGTGGGGAATGAACTACTCATGATGCCCTCCTCAGTGATCGTGAACGATACCTCGAGGATATATCGCTCACTCCCTCAGCGATAGTCTCTCGCGGCGAACACTCAGCTCGGGCTGCAGGCTCTCCACGATGACGCGCACGCCACGCTCCCCCGTCCCCGTGGGCAAAAGCGCATACACGTGCACCTGCCCCTGAGCCTCGTGCCAATCCACCGCGACCCCCGCCTCACGCGCCTGGTCGCGCAAGAGGTGCGCGTCAGGGTTCAGCACGTCGCGCGTGCCCGTCAGGATCGTCAGCGGGCCGAGGCCGGTGAGGTCTCCGAAGAGTGGGCTCACCACCGGATCCTTGATGTCGTCCTCGCCACGCCACGCGTCCGCGAGCACACGCCCTCCGGGGCGAGCGAGCCACGGATCGCTCGGCTGTACGGCATCGATCCTGGGGTTCTTCCAGGTGAGATCGAGCGCGGGCGAGAGCAGCGTGGTCGACGGCAGGATCCTGCCCGCATCGCGCAGCGCGAGCGCCACGGAAAGGGCGATCTGGCCGCCAGCGGAATCCCCGGCCAACCTCACCTCGCCCTCGCCATCGAGCTCTTCTTGCACCAGCGCGACGACGCCGTCGCGCACCTCGCGCGCGGTGCCGAACGGCACGAGCGGGTAGATCGGCACGACGACTCGCTGCCCGGTCTCGCGCGCGATCCGGGCGATCAACTGCCAGTGCTGACCCGCGATCTCATTCACCCAGCCGCCCCCGTGCACGTAGACGACGACCGACGATAGCTTGGGCTCGGCGCCCGTGGGCTCGACGTCGTAGACGGGCCAGCCGAGCGGGTTCGGCACTCGGCGTCCGACACGCACGCCTGACAGGCGCTCCGGCGGCCCGTACGACGTGGGCCGCAGCGTGCGCTCGCGGATGCGGTCGTGAGCGCCCGCTGCCGTAACGAACGGCCGATTGGCCCGGATCGCCTTAAGAAAGACAGGCACGAAGGGCTCAGGCAGGCGAATCGGCATAGGGGTCTCCCGGGGTTCGACGTCGGACTGCAGCCAGGATAGTCCCCGTGCTCCGAGTGAGGCCGGGCCAACTGATGGAGAGTCGGTTACCGTCGTAGCTATGCACATCGACATCCAGACCTCGCTCGGACCAGGACGGCTCGTCGTCGATGCGGCAGCGGATCCGCGCGCGGTGCTCTGGCTGGGTCACGGTGCCGGTGGTGGGATTGACGCGGTCGACCTGTCGGCGCTCGCGGCAGCGTTGCCCGGCGCTGGCATCACCGTCGCGCGCTACGAGCAGCCATGGCGGATGGCGGGACGAAAGGTCGCCCCGCGGCCTGCGGCCCTCGACGTGGGGTGGCTGGAAGCCGCGCCGCGCGTGGCCGAGCTGGCCGCGGGTCTCCCCCTCGTTGTCGGCGGGCGAAGCGCCGGCGCCCGCGTCGCGTGCCGCACCGCAGCGGCGGTTGGCGCCGCCGCAGTCGTGTGCCTCGCTTTTCCACTGCACCCGCCAGGGAAACCCGAGAAGTCGCGGATTGACGAGCTGCTCGAGCCGCGTGTGCCAGTGTTCGTTTTGCAGGGTGTTCGGGACACGTTTGGCGATGCGGAGGAGGTGCTGACGGCGCTCGCCCCACACTCGGGCCGCAGCATTCGCGTCATCGAGGTGCCCGGCGCCGACCACTCGATGAAGGTCCTGAAGTCGTCACCGCTGGACGCGGGCGGCGTTTCGCGGCTCATCGCGGAATCGGTGCGCGAGTTTGTTGCCGAGGTTTCCTGAGCCTGACGCCCGCGCGGCATTGCAACGCCGGCCGCCCACATCCAGCGCTGCCATAACGCCGATTGCGTGTCCACGCCACGAGACTCCGTCGGCCTCACTAACCTCCCGAGGTTCCTGACGTATTTGGGGCGCCCTGAGCGTGACCCTGTTGCCTCGGCGTTCGCTACGCGCCTGCTCGACGAGGGCGGTGAGGTCTTCGATATCTGGGACCCGGAGCAGATGGATGTCTGGCGCATCCCGATCCGACGGGGCCGGTACCTGCTGATCTCCGGCGGGCACGCGCGCATGAGGCCGACCTCGTGCTCGACGACCCGATCCATTTCCCCGCGGATATTCTCGCGCACGGCACCCTCGCTGGGGAATGACTGGACGCGGGAAACGAGGACGTCCTCTTGAGGATCGACGCAGCGTATGACGCGGGCCTCTCTGCGTTCGGTCCCATACTCCGCCCTGAGGAGGCGGTAGAGCGGGCAGCCACTCAAATCCGATTGTTGGAAGATGCCGCAATTCAAGGGATCGCCTCACCCAACCTCAGGTTTGTGCATGCACTGGGGCATCCATCAAGGGCGCGTACCGTAGGGACATGGCTGAAATTCATGGACTCGACGCCCTGCTTGCGGCTCTGAACTCCGGGGAGACGATCCCCGGAGGCTCCCCGCACCACGCCGCAATGCACGCCGCGAGCCAGGAGTCGCTGCGCATCACCGCCGAGCTCAATGGGAAATATCACTCACCTGATGAGGTCAGAGCCCTACTGAGTGAGCTGACCGGGCAACAGGTCCCCGACACTCTCCAGCTCTTCCCGCCGTTCAGCGCCGACTTTGGGAAGAACATCCGCTTCGGCGAGAACGTGTTCATCAACAGCGGTTGCCGCTTCCAAGACCAGGGCGGTATCGAAATCGGCGACGGGTCTCTCATCGGCCACAACGCCGTCATCACCACTCTGAACCACGACATGGCACCGAGCCGACGGGCTGACATGCACCCGGCGCGCGTAGTCATCGGCCGCGGCGTGTGGTTCGGGGCCAACGTGACGGTACTGCCTGGCGTGGCAATCGGCGATGGCGCCGTGGTAGGCGCGGGCGCGGTTGTCACCAAGGATGTGGCGCCTGGGGCGATCGTCGTGGGAGTGCCCGCAAAACAGGTGGGCACGGTGCAGGACGGTTAGATCCTGCGCCAGACGAACCGCCTCTCGACCCAGCTTGCCTAGGGGAAGTCGATGATCGCCAAGTTGAGGGGCAACTCGTTCGTGCGCGCCTCGGGGCGGGAGAGCTTTCCCTGCAGGAACGTGCCGCTCAGGTAGTCGTCCGCGTCGGCGATTTGCTGCGGAGCGACCTGTCCATCGAAGTCGAAACGCTCAAACGCGTAGGGAAGAGAGTCCGCTTCGAGGAGGCTCGGCCCGTCCATCAGCTGGAAGTGGAGGTGCGAGGCGTTCGCGTTTCCGGTGTTGCCGAGATGGCCGATGACCTGCCCCCTCTTCACCTTGTCGCCCGGTTTCACTTTCAGGGACCCGGAGATCATGTGCGCGTACATCGCGTACACGCCATCGCCCAGGTCGAGCACCACGTGGTTTCCGTCGACGTTCTCGACGGTCAGTTTCGCGGCGAGTTCGGGGTTGCTCGCGGGCAGCACGCCCGGAGCATTCGCTTCCATCCCGTCCAGGATCGAGACCACCGTGGCATCGGCGACGGCGAGGATGTCGTCGCCGTAGTCGACGTAGCTCTCGTTGCTGGTCTTGTCACCCGAGTAGAACTCGCCCTGGTCGTTCGTGCGCTTCCAATCAATTGCGAAGCGCTGGCTGTTGTTGAGCTTGCCATTGACCGACATCACTGAACTGCGATGCGGGAAGCCAGGCTCGCAGCAACCGTTGAGCGCGATCCAGTGCTCACCACTCAGTGGCGGCGAGATCACCGGCACGGTCTCCGTGGAGATAGCGATGGGGGTCGCCAGGTAGTCCACCGCTTTCGGTTCGCCAAAGGCGGGCGAATTCGCGCCGGTGACGTACAGGCGGTGCAGCAGTGCACTCGGTACGTCGTCGCGCGAGTCGAGTGCGAAATCGATGAACAAGACTCGGCTCTCCTGCGCCGGAATCGTCGCGCTGTCGATATAGCCCGCGGGCAGGCCTCGCAGCCGGTTGCAGTCGCCGAACGTGCAATTCGCGTCCACCAATTGCGTCCCCGAGAAGCTGGCAATGACCGCTTTCGGATCTTTGCCGTCGACTACATCGATGGCGTCCAGGCTCGCCGGCTGCTGTGTGGCATTGGTGAGTTGCAGGTCATAGACGACGTGGTACTTGCCGTCCGTGCCCAGGAACGGGAGCGGAGGGTTTCCGATCGGGGAGACGGTGATCGCGGTGAACGCGTCGGGCACCTCTGCGCCGGCGACCGAGCCCGCCGGCGGCGGCGCGGTGGTCGCGGCCTTCGGCGCCGAGGAACACCCCGCAAGAAGTGCGACGGTGGCCACGAGCGCTGCGAGAACACTTGCGCGGCGGGACTGCAGGTTCTTCGACATTTCCGGAGGCTATCAGCCACCTTTTTGCACCGTCCAGCGATACAGCTGAACTCAGGACCTAGGTCCCCACCGGATGTGCGTCCAGGGCCGCGGCCGCGGAGGCGGGACGCAAGTGTGCGTTCAGCCGGAGCGTCACGACGTTCCCAAACAAAAGAACAACTTCAGGAGCTTCTCTACCCTGGCTACCGTAATCTGAAGCCTAGCTCAAGCTGGGGCTGCCGAGTTTTGGGACGCCATCGACGGTCAGATTGCTCACTACAGCAATCGCAAGTGCTGCGCTGCCTGATCATCACTCAGTTGGTTAGAGTGTTGTCGAGGTGTGAACCGAGATACCCAACCGTCACGTACCCAACTGCCGAGTAAGTGTCGTCAAAGTACATTCGAGGCGCTACCCCAGTGAGGTTCGAAAGTTTCACGTGCGCAACCATCTGCCGCCTACCAGAAGGATCAACTTGCTCATCGACCGGAAAGAACCTCTGAGCGCCGAGTTTGCCAGTCTTCGTGGTCTCTCCTTCTGACCACGCGACCTTACCTATTCGGACAAGGCCTCCATGAGCACTCGAACGTATGTAGTTGCTGAGTGATCCGCCAAAACCATCGGTCTTGCGCATTCTTGAATACGCGTCAAACGTGAGCAAGGTGTCCCAGACCTTAGTAACGGCCGCTTCACCGAGTATCGAATGCTCGTCCAGACCGCACACGTCTTCTCGATCGCCAGAAAACCGAACGCCTTCAAGCTGCCCAGCGTTCTGCAGGTCACCGATTCGATCAATAAGCTCAACAAAACTAGTTGGGTAGTCGTCTTCTGATTCATCTCCAGATTCTGCCCAGGCAGCGGCCCCCGC
This genomic stretch from Leucobacter sp. CX169 harbors:
- a CDS encoding alpha/beta hydrolase fold domain-containing protein, with product MPIRLPEPFVPVFLKAIRANRPFVTAAGAHDRIRERTLRPTSYGPPERLSGVRVGRRVPNPLGWPVYDVEPTGAEPKLSSVVVYVHGGGWVNEIAGQHWQLIARIARETGQRVVVPIYPLVPFGTAREVRDGVVALVQEELDGEGEVRLAGDSAGGQIALSVALALRDAGRILPSTTLLSPALDLTWKNPRIDAVQPSDPWLARPGGRVLADAWRGEDDIKDPVVSPLFGDLTGLGPLTILTGTRDVLNPDAHLLRDQAREAGVAVDWHEAQGQVHVYALLPTGTGERGVRVIVESLQPELSVRRERLSLRE
- a CDS encoding alpha/beta family hydrolase, with the translated sequence MHIDIQTSLGPGRLVVDAAADPRAVLWLGHGAGGGIDAVDLSALAAALPGAGITVARYEQPWRMAGRKVAPRPAALDVGWLEAAPRVAELAAGLPLVVGGRSAGARVACRTAAAVGAAAVVCLAFPLHPPGKPEKSRIDELLEPRVPVFVLQGVRDTFGDAEEVLTALAPHSGRSIRVIEVPGADHSMKVLKSSPLDAGGVSRLIAESVREFVAEVS
- a CDS encoding DapH/DapD/GlmU-related protein; this encodes MAEIHGLDALLAALNSGETIPGGSPHHAAMHAASQESLRITAELNGKYHSPDEVRALLSELTGQQVPDTLQLFPPFSADFGKNIRFGENVFINSGCRFQDQGGIEIGDGSLIGHNAVITTLNHDMAPSRRADMHPARVVIGRGVWFGANVTVLPGVAIGDGAVVGAGAVVTKDVAPGAIVVGVPAKQVGTVQDG
- a CDS encoding M23 family metallopeptidase; its protein translation is MSKNLQSRRASVLAALVATVALLAGCSSAPKAATTAPPPAGSVAGAEVPDAFTAITVSPIGNPPLPFLGTDGKYHVVYDLQLTNATQQPASLDAIDVVDGKDPKAVIASFSGTQLVDANCTFGDCNRLRGLPAGYIDSATIPAQESRVLFIDFALDSRDDVPSALLHRLYVTGANSPAFGEPKAVDYLATPIAISTETVPVISPPLSGEHWIALNGCCEPGFPHRSSVMSVNGKLNNSQRFAIDWKRTNDQGEFYSGDKTSNESYVDYGDDILAVADATVVSILDGMEANAPGVLPASNPELAAKLTVENVDGNHVVLDLGDGVYAMYAHMISGSLKVKPGDKVKRGQVIGHLGNTGNANASHLHFQLMDGPSLLEADSLPYAFERFDFDGQVAPQQIADADDYLSGTFLQGKLSRPEARTNELPLNLAIIDFP